A genomic window from Dermacentor silvarum isolate Dsil-2018 chromosome 9, BIME_Dsil_1.4, whole genome shotgun sequence includes:
- the LOC125940175 gene encoding uncharacterized protein LOC125940175: protein MKGCFVASALLVCLIFQVTSQCDDYDDPVKTSITDEERAPYDVMAYTNESSCDSGISETPMSAFVSWDPPRVVTSPIEAYVIHVVSSRGIDIRVRVAPNVTQHVLDFMECWNAYILRVEAQFESGESSSSRAMLYATGDRARKFFPQDLRAVEDFKNCENGGMYGSVHLRWKPAHLGKLNVTGYTVAIDSDKGTTNFFRLADDARAFKYAHVNCKGTTVIGVSARTRVNLGLFDYNPSEISFPAAYVAVSADTKPYILPAEGATTTASTTTESKSMVTEKPSYPTAEQSTTKLATTTEDSFTTLVASTEHSTTTTEHHYSSTISNDVEPVSTGVSTSTILCAVLIPLAVIILVGLLFFGYKKYKQTGGEGLLSASDSP from the exons ATGAAAGGCTGCTTCGTCGCATCGGCTCTTCTGGTTTGCCTTATCTTTCAAGTTACCTCGCAG TGTGATGACTACGATG ACCCCGTGAAAACGTCAATCACAGATGAAGAACGCGCCCCCTATGACGTCATGGCTTACACGAACGAAAGCTCTTGTGACAGCGGAATCTCCGAGACGCCCATGAGCGCCTTCGTTAGCTGGGATCCACCGCGGGTTGTCACCAGCCCGATTGAAGCTTACGTCATTCACGTTGTCTCAAGCCGCGGCATCGACATCCGGGTCCGTGTCGCTCCCAACGTGACGCAGCATGTCTTGGATTTCATGGAATGCTGGAACGCGTACATTCTTCGGGTCGAGGCCCAGTTCGAGTCCGGAGAGTCGTCTTCCTCGCGTGCCATGCTCTACGCCACCGGAGACAGAG CGCGCAAGTTCTTTCCACAAGATCTGCGCGCCGTCGAAGACTTCAAGAACTGCGAGAACGGAGGAATGTACGGGTCGGTTCACCTGCGGTGGAAGCCTGCCCACCTGGGAAAGCTGAATGTAACGGGTTACACCGTGGCGATCGACTCCGACAAAGGCACGACGAACTTCTTCCGCTTGGCCGATGACGCCAGGGCCTTCAAGTACGCCCACGTCAACTGCAAGGGTACCACGGTCATCGGCGTTTCTGCGAGGACTCGCGTGAACTTGGGACTGTTCGACTACAATCCGAGCGAAATCAGCTTCCCGGCTGCGTACGTGGCCGTCTCCGCCGACACGAAGC cctACATTCTTCCTGCAGAGGGAGCG ACTACCACTGCCTCGACCACTACAGAAAGCAAGTCGATGGTCACTGAGAAACCATCTTACCCCACCGCGGAACAAAGCACTACGAAGCTGGCCACGACCACGGAGGACAGCTTCACAACCCTGGTCGCAAGCACTGAACATAGCACCACGACAACAGAGCACCATTACAGCAGCACTATCTCAAATGACG TGGAGCCCGTTTCAACCGGGGTGTCGACCTCAACGATCCTTTGCGCCGTCCTCATTCCCTTGGCAGTCATAATACTGGTAGGGCTCCTCTTCTTCGGCTACAAGAAGTACAAGCAAACAGGAGG GGAAGGCCTTCTGAGCGCCAGCGACAGCCCTTAA